The nucleotide window GAGCGCCTGGGTGAAAGGCTGCTGTCCCTGGCTGAAGAAATCCATCCCGACAAAAATGGTTGTCAGTGCGGCAAGGCCGACTGAGCCCATTCCCACCGCGGCTGACAGGTTCTCCGACCAGCGACCACGAGAAAACGCTAACAGCAAAAAGCCGATCAGCGGAAAAAGTACAGTTAAATAGAGAAGATTCATCCGCGCATCTCGCTCACTGTGTCAATGTTCAGCGTCTGACGACGACGATAGAGCTGGAGCAGCAGCGCCAGACCGATACTGGCTTCCGCCGCGGCAAGGCTGATGGCCAGAATATACATGACCTGACCGTCGGCTTGTCCCCAGTAGCTGCCTGCCACCACCAGCGCCAGCGCCGCGGCATTGATCATGATCTCCAGACCAATCAGCATAAACAGCAGGTTACGGCGCAGCACCAGCGAGGTCAGGCCAAGGACAAACAGTACAGCGGCCAGAATCAGACCGTGTTGTAACGGGATCATGCGTGCTCCTCCTTATTCGCTGCAGCATCGCTGACGCGGTTGCTCAGCACTTCGCCGTGACGATCTTCACGCCCGATGTGGAAGGCCACAACCAGACCGGCGAGCAGCAGCATGGATGCCAGCTCAACGGCCAGAACGTACGGGCCAAACAGGCTGATACCGACGGCTTTCGCGTCAATAACCGTGCCGTCAATGCCCTGATCGGTTGCCGTGGAGATGGCATAAATCATCACCACCAGCAGCAGCAGCGAAACGATGCCCGGCCCGATCCACAGAGACGGCTTCAGCCATTCGCGCTCCTGTTGCTGCTGGGTTTTGCCCAGGTTCAGCATCATCACCACGAACACGAACAGCACCATGATGGCACCGGCGTAGACGATAATTTCCAGCGCACCGGCAAAATAGGCACCCATGGAAAAGAACACGCCGGCAATCGACAGCAGCGAAACAATCAGGTACAGCAGCGCGTGTACCGGATTGGTGTGGGTGATGACGCGCAATGTCGTCAGCACCGCCACCAGTCCGCAAAGATAAAACGCAAATTCCATACCTGACTCCTTAAGGTAACAAGCCTTTGACGTCGATCGGTTTGGCTTCGTTTTCCGCGTCGCCCTTCTCTTTACCGTCGATCGCCATCCCCGCCATGCGGTAGAAGTTGTATTCCGGGTATTTACCCGGACCAGAAATCAGCAGGTCCTCTTTTTCGTACACCAGATCCTGACGCTTGAACTCACCCAGCTCAAAGTCCGGGGTCAGCTGGATAGCCGTAGTCGGACAGGCTTCTTCGCACAGGCCGCAGAAAATGCAGCGTGAGAAGTTGATGCGGAAAAACTCCGGGTACCAGCGGCCATCCTGCATCTCTGCTTTCT belongs to Candidatus Pantoea soli and includes:
- the nuoK gene encoding NADH-quinone oxidoreductase subunit NuoK, giving the protein MIPLQHGLILAAVLFVLGLTSLVLRRNLLFMLIGLEIMINAAALALVVAGSYWGQADGQVMYILAISLAAAEASIGLALLLQLYRRRQTLNIDTVSEMRG
- the nuoJ gene encoding NADH-quinone oxidoreductase subunit J; amino-acid sequence: MEFAFYLCGLVAVLTTLRVITHTNPVHALLYLIVSLLSIAGVFFSMGAYFAGALEIIVYAGAIMVLFVFVVMMLNLGKTQQQQEREWLKPSLWIGPGIVSLLLLVVMIYAISTATDQGIDGTVIDAKAVGISLFGPYVLAVELASMLLLAGLVVAFHIGREDRHGEVLSNRVSDAAANKEEHA
- the nuoI gene encoding NADH-quinone oxidoreductase subunit NuoI, with the translated sequence MTLKDIVVGFGTTVRSIWMIGMHAFAKRETQMYPEEPVYLPPRYRGRIVLTRDPDGEERCVACNLCAVACPVGCISLQKAEMQDGRWYPEFFRINFSRCIFCGLCEEACPTTAIQLTPDFELGEFKRQDLVYEKEDLLISGPGKYPEYNFYRMAGMAIDGKEKGDAENEAKPIDVKGLLP